A single region of the Halopiger xanaduensis SH-6 genome encodes:
- a CDS encoding sulfatase, with product MDDSNGSESTSHSNVRNVVLVVLDTARAKSIDKRTTPSLSRLAAEGTAFDNAFAAAPWTLPSHASMFTGTYPSEHGTHGDHLFLEDDLRTLPEAFAENGVQTVGVSNNTWITEEFGFDRGFDELRKGWQYVQSDADMGAVVRGEDLREKLVATRERLFDGNPVVNAANILYSEVVQPAGDDGSDRSTTWIRNWLAERGDDPFFLFCNFIEPHVEYDPPREYAAEFLPDGASYEEAASIRQDPRAYDCEDYDISGREFAMLRGFYRAELAYVDDQIAALRSTLEEAGEWEDTLFVVCGDHGEHVGEHGFFGHQYNLYDTLINVPLVLHGGPFTDGGTRRELVQLIDLPDTLLETAGIDDPKLREQSAGRSLHPESDAERREVVFAEYAAPQPSIERLEARFGEIPDRVREYDRRLRAVRTREYKYVRGDDGFERLHHLETDPRERTDVSDAQPDVVERMRDHLERRFEPLTESDTDEAGTDDVEIRDGTKDRLADLGYL from the coding sequence ATGGACGACTCTAACGGAAGTGAATCGACGTCACATTCGAACGTACGAAACGTCGTTCTCGTCGTTCTCGATACGGCCCGGGCGAAAAGTATCGACAAGCGGACGACTCCGAGCCTGTCGCGACTCGCGGCGGAGGGAACGGCCTTCGACAACGCCTTCGCGGCCGCGCCGTGGACGCTGCCCTCCCACGCCTCGATGTTCACCGGAACCTACCCGTCCGAGCACGGGACCCACGGCGACCACCTCTTTCTCGAGGACGACCTCCGGACGCTCCCCGAAGCGTTCGCCGAGAACGGCGTGCAGACGGTCGGCGTCTCGAACAACACCTGGATCACCGAGGAGTTCGGCTTCGACCGCGGCTTCGACGAACTCCGCAAGGGCTGGCAGTACGTCCAGTCCGACGCCGACATGGGCGCCGTCGTCCGCGGCGAGGACCTCCGGGAGAAACTCGTCGCGACGCGGGAGCGCCTGTTCGACGGCAACCCGGTCGTCAACGCCGCTAACATCCTCTACAGCGAAGTCGTCCAGCCCGCTGGCGACGACGGCTCCGATCGCTCGACGACCTGGATCCGCAACTGGCTCGCAGAGCGGGGAGACGATCCGTTCTTTCTGTTCTGTAACTTCATCGAACCCCACGTCGAGTACGACCCGCCCCGCGAGTACGCCGCCGAGTTCCTCCCCGACGGCGCCAGCTACGAGGAAGCGGCCTCGATCAGACAGGATCCCCGGGCCTACGACTGCGAGGACTACGATATTTCGGGCCGGGAGTTCGCCATGCTGCGCGGGTTCTACCGGGCCGAGCTCGCCTACGTCGACGACCAGATCGCCGCGCTCCGGTCGACCCTCGAGGAAGCCGGCGAGTGGGAGGACACGCTGTTCGTGGTCTGTGGCGACCACGGCGAACACGTCGGCGAGCACGGCTTCTTCGGCCACCAGTACAACCTCTACGACACGCTGATCAACGTCCCGCTGGTGCTCCACGGCGGCCCGTTCACCGACGGCGGGACGCGCCGCGAATTGGTCCAGTTGATCGACCTGCCGGACACGCTGCTCGAGACGGCCGGCATCGACGATCCGAAACTGCGCGAGCAGAGTGCCGGCCGGTCGCTCCACCCCGAGTCCGACGCCGAGCGTCGCGAGGTCGTCTTCGCGGAGTACGCCGCCCCGCAGCCCTCGATCGAGCGCCTCGAGGCCCGCTTCGGGGAGATTCCGGACCGGGTCCGCGAGTACGACCGCCGACTGCGCGCCGTGCGGACCCGCGAGTACAAGTACGTCCGCGGGGACGACGGCTTCGAGCGCCTGCACCACCTCGAGACGGATCCGCGGGAGCGGACCGACGTTTCGGACGCCCAGCCCGACGTCGTCGAGCGGATGCGCGACCACCTCGAGCGCCGGTTCGAGCCGCTCACGGAATCGGATACGGACGAGGCGGGGACCGACGACGTCGAAATTCGGGACGGGACGAAGGACCGGTTGGCCGATCTGGGTTACCTCTGA
- a CDS encoding carboxymuconolactone decarboxylase family protein — protein MADDLENPAEELPATAGDLAEAYPDVWDAYADLGEAAAEAGPIDDETKRLVKLGMAVAVQSEGAVHSHVRRALEEDISPETLKQVAVLSIPTAGFPQAMAALSWIADITDDDRETTRE, from the coding sequence ATGGCAGACGACCTCGAGAATCCAGCGGAGGAACTGCCCGCGACCGCCGGCGACCTCGCCGAAGCGTACCCGGACGTCTGGGACGCCTACGCCGACCTCGGCGAGGCCGCCGCCGAAGCGGGACCGATCGACGACGAGACGAAGCGCCTCGTCAAACTCGGGATGGCCGTCGCCGTCCAGTCCGAGGGCGCCGTTCACTCCCACGTCCGGCGCGCCCTCGAGGAGGATATCTCGCCCGAGACGCTCAAACAGGTCGCCGTGCTTTCGATTCCGACGGCGGGGTTCCCGCAGGCGATGGCTGCGCTCAGCTGGATCGCCGATATTACGGACGACGATCGCGAGACGACCCGAGAATAG
- a CDS encoding nucleoside hydrolase: protein MTTRPVVIDTDPGCDDAVALLLALENPALEVVGLTTVHGNAPVADTTRNARAILESVDRTGVPIAAGADRPLNVLLETAEEIHGEGGIRGELPEPTPATQPADVHAARFIVEQARAHDGDLALAAIGPLTNVALAHALEPELPDLLDELIVMGGAAFAQGNATPLAEANFHSDPHAARRVVRDCEPTLVGLDVTTQATVPPARLESLSEDEGRDRDDALAHSIREWLTYYDAARLERYGIESAALHDALAVAGLVDGNVLETESYPLEVGTDGDLARGALVADRNGVTGDEPNGDVALEADYERFRELVAGSLDRFLTVAEAEDSR, encoded by the coding sequence ATGACGACGCGCCCGGTGGTGATCGACACGGACCCCGGCTGCGACGACGCCGTCGCGCTCCTGCTGGCCCTCGAGAATCCCGCCCTCGAGGTCGTCGGGCTGACGACCGTCCACGGGAACGCGCCAGTCGCCGACACGACGAGAAACGCCCGCGCGATCCTCGAGTCGGTCGACCGGACCGGCGTCCCGATCGCAGCGGGCGCGGACCGGCCGCTGAACGTCCTGCTCGAGACGGCCGAGGAGATCCACGGCGAGGGCGGCATTCGGGGCGAGTTGCCGGAGCCGACGCCGGCGACCCAGCCCGCCGACGTCCACGCTGCGCGGTTCATCGTCGAGCAGGCGCGGGCGCACGACGGCGACCTCGCGCTGGCGGCGATCGGGCCCCTGACGAACGTGGCGCTGGCCCACGCACTCGAGCCCGAGCTGCCCGACCTGCTCGACGAACTGATCGTCATGGGCGGAGCGGCGTTCGCGCAGGGCAACGCCACGCCGCTGGCGGAGGCGAACTTCCACTCGGACCCGCACGCCGCCCGGCGGGTCGTCCGGGACTGCGAGCCGACGCTGGTCGGGCTCGACGTGACGACGCAGGCTACCGTCCCGCCGGCGCGCCTCGAGTCGCTTTCCGAGGACGAGGGCCGCGATCGGGACGATGCCCTCGCGCACTCGATCCGCGAGTGGCTCACCTACTACGACGCGGCGCGACTCGAGCGGTACGGCATCGAGTCGGCGGCGCTCCACGACGCGCTCGCGGTTGCAGGGCTGGTGGACGGCAACGTGCTGGAGACCGAATCCTACCCGCTCGAGGTCGGTACGGACGGAGACCTCGCCAGGGGCGCGCTGGTCGCCGACAGGAATGGCGTCACGGGCGACGAACCGAACGGGGACGTGGCGCTCGAGGCCGACTACGAGCGGTTTCGAGAACTAGTCGCCGGATCGCTCGATCGGTTCCTGACCGTCGCCGAAGCCGAGGACTCGAGGTAG
- the truA gene encoding tRNA pseudouridine(38-40) synthase TruA, translating into MRAFRLAYDGTDYYGFQRQPDVPTVEDAVFDALRSLEVLDQDADKPDGYAAAGRTDRGVSALAQTIAFEAPDWLEPRALNAELPADVRAWASADAPDGFHATHHASRREYTYHLHAPPSSVDDERFVAACDALSGPHDFHNLTPDEHNTERAPTLEATRDGDYLVLTVTAGGFARELVRRLVSLARRVGTGDASLEAVDRALAPEPLPGHEGIPPAPPEPLVLTGVDYSDPDLEFEIDEQAAESAHDVFETRRIDRQTTARVAGDIAAGVRSVDRPDE; encoded by the coding sequence ATGCGCGCGTTCCGGCTCGCTTACGACGGCACCGACTACTACGGCTTCCAGCGCCAGCCCGACGTCCCGACCGTCGAGGACGCCGTCTTCGACGCGCTGCGCTCGCTCGAGGTCCTCGACCAAGACGCCGACAAACCCGACGGCTACGCCGCCGCGGGCCGAACCGATCGGGGCGTCTCGGCGCTCGCCCAGACGATCGCTTTCGAGGCACCCGACTGGCTCGAGCCGCGGGCGCTGAACGCGGAACTCCCCGCAGACGTCCGCGCGTGGGCGAGTGCGGACGCGCCCGACGGCTTCCACGCAACGCACCACGCGAGCCGCCGCGAGTACACCTACCACCTCCACGCCCCGCCCTCGAGCGTCGACGACGAGCGCTTCGTCGCGGCCTGCGACGCCCTCTCCGGCCCGCACGACTTCCACAACCTCACGCCGGACGAGCACAATACGGAGCGGGCGCCGACGCTCGAGGCGACTCGCGACGGCGACTACCTCGTCCTCACCGTGACGGCGGGCGGCTTCGCTCGCGAACTGGTTCGGCGACTCGTCTCGCTCGCCCGTCGTGTCGGCACCGGCGACGCGTCGCTCGAGGCCGTCGATCGAGCGCTGGCCCCGGAGCCGCTGCCCGGCCACGAGGGAATCCCGCCCGCGCCGCCGGAGCCGCTCGTGCTGACCGGCGTCGACTACTCGGATCCCGACCTCGAGTTCGAGATCGACGAGCAGGCAGCCGAGAGTGCCCACGACGTGTTCGAGACGCGGCGGATCGACCGCCAAACGACGGCGCGGGTCGCCGGCGATATCGCGGCCGGCGTTCGGAGCGTCGACCGTCCGGACGAGTAG
- a CDS encoding DUF4397 domain-containing protein, which translates to MVHASPDAPNVAVAVDSGQVLFEDVAYTEPSGYVGVSAGDVTLDIYDAADVDGSVIGGMEAEGDDESSLNASDGESGLNASDDEAGDADDDDDSDVIGTEEPEPVASVDVEVDRGQGYTIYAIGYLESADDLGGDASDEEAGVDANETDNDIGNETAGIGNETDDGNETDTDSDLGSSDDTADEDDRSFDTIVLPDGTMDATDADDVDDGDDNDAAEEIDEEPMDDAEDGSANESESALDDDSDVGNESDADDESITDNESAANESDADSDY; encoded by the coding sequence CTGGTCCACGCCTCGCCGGACGCCCCGAACGTCGCCGTCGCCGTCGACTCCGGCCAGGTGCTCTTCGAGGACGTCGCGTACACCGAGCCGTCGGGGTACGTCGGCGTCTCCGCCGGCGACGTGACGCTCGATATCTACGACGCCGCCGACGTGGACGGCTCCGTCATCGGTGGCATGGAAGCCGAAGGCGACGACGAGTCCAGCCTCAACGCCAGCGACGGTGAGTCCGGTCTCAACGCCAGCGACGACGAGGCCGGCGATGCGGACGACGATGACGATTCTGACGTGATCGGCACCGAGGAACCCGAACCCGTCGCCTCCGTCGACGTCGAGGTCGACCGGGGGCAGGGCTACACGATCTACGCGATCGGCTACCTCGAGTCGGCCGACGACCTCGGCGGCGACGCATCCGACGAGGAAGCCGGTGTCGACGCCAACGAGACTGACAACGATATCGGCAATGAGACCGCCGGTATCGGCAACGAAACGGACGACGGCAACGAGACCGATACCGATTCGGACCTCGGCAGCAGCGACGACACGGCCGACGAAGACGACCGCTCGTTCGATACGATCGTCCTCCCTGACGGGACGATGGACGCGACCGACGCCGACGATGTCGACGACGGCGACGACAACGACGCCGCCGAGGAAATAGACGAAGAGCCGATGGACGACGCCGAGGACGGTTCGGCCAACGAATCCGAATCAGCGCTCGACGACGATTCGGACGTCGGCAACGAGTCGGACGCCGACGACGAATCGATCACCGACAACGAGTCGGCGGCCAACGAGAGCGACGCCGACAGCGACTACTGA
- a CDS encoding sulfatase family protein encodes MAQSQPRPNIVLVHCHDLGTYLGCYGAAVDTPRIDAFAADGVRFDRHFVTAPQCSPSRSSLMTGRHPHQNGMLGLAHAGWEIDEDEQLLPELLGAAGYETHLFGLQHITEYPDRLGYDRIHSENSLTADGPPSVHESARAREVAADFADALAAGGLGEPFFASVGFFEVHRMEETDGFGFADDRYETPSPDDVDPLEFLPDDPGIRSDIAEIQGMVEALDDGVGTVLDALEDAGLTDETLVVFTTEHGLAMPRAKGTCFDPGIEAAFAVRYPAGFDGERVEDALVSNVDVFATLLEIADAPAPEKEIAGESFASLLREDGTYEPRDRIFAGMTWHDRYNPVRAIRTDRWKYIRNFWNLPDVYLTNDIYRSDAGREVRDEFYDEQRSHEELYDLEDDPLERENLLAEDVPDDSEIADVHDRLRTELGDWMASTGDPLLDEPVLPEEVDDAHPWAEDGRH; translated from the coding sequence ATGGCCCAGTCCCAGCCACGACCCAACATCGTCCTCGTTCACTGCCACGATCTCGGGACGTATCTGGGCTGTTACGGCGCGGCCGTCGACACGCCGCGGATCGACGCGTTCGCGGCCGACGGCGTCCGCTTCGACCGCCACTTCGTGACCGCGCCGCAGTGTTCGCCGAGCCGCTCGAGTCTGATGACAGGGCGCCACCCTCACCAGAACGGAATGCTGGGGCTCGCACACGCCGGCTGGGAGATCGACGAGGACGAGCAACTGCTTCCCGAACTGCTCGGCGCGGCGGGGTACGAGACGCACCTCTTCGGGCTCCAGCACATTACCGAGTACCCCGATCGGTTGGGTTACGACCGGATCCACTCGGAGAATTCCCTGACCGCCGACGGACCCCCGTCCGTCCACGAGTCGGCCCGCGCTCGAGAGGTTGCGGCCGACTTCGCCGACGCGCTCGCGGCCGGCGGCCTCGGCGAGCCGTTCTTCGCCTCCGTCGGCTTCTTCGAGGTCCACCGCATGGAGGAGACCGACGGGTTCGGCTTCGCGGACGACCGCTACGAGACGCCCAGCCCCGACGATGTCGACCCGCTCGAGTTCCTGCCGGACGATCCCGGAATCCGGTCCGATATCGCCGAAATCCAGGGGATGGTCGAAGCGCTCGACGACGGCGTCGGGACCGTCCTCGACGCGCTCGAGGACGCGGGGCTAACCGACGAGACGCTCGTCGTCTTCACGACCGAACACGGACTCGCGATGCCCAGGGCGAAGGGGACCTGTTTCGATCCCGGGATCGAGGCCGCGTTCGCGGTTCGCTACCCGGCCGGGTTCGACGGCGAGCGGGTCGAAGACGCCCTCGTGAGCAACGTCGACGTCTTCGCGACGCTGCTCGAGATTGCGGACGCACCGGCGCCCGAGAAGGAGATCGCCGGCGAGAGCTTCGCCTCGCTCCTGCGCGAGGACGGGACGTACGAGCCCCGCGATCGCATCTTCGCCGGCATGACCTGGCACGACCGCTACAACCCGGTCCGAGCGATCCGAACCGACCGCTGGAAGTACATCCGGAACTTCTGGAACCTCCCGGACGTCTACCTGACCAACGATATCTACCGCAGCGACGCCGGACGCGAGGTCCGCGACGAGTTCTACGACGAGCAGCGATCCCACGAGGAACTGTACGACCTCGAGGACGATCCGCTGGAGCGTGAAAATCTGCTCGCGGAGGACGTCCCGGACGACTCAGAGATCGCGGACGTTCACGACCGACTCCGGACCGAGTTGGGCGACTGGATGGCGTCGACGGGCGATCCGCTGCTCGACGAGCCCGTGCTGCCCGAAGAGGTGGACGACGCGCACCCGTGGGCGGAAGACGGGCGACACTGA
- a CDS encoding WD40/YVTN/BNR-like repeat-containing protein: MSAHKGNSAVADDGFVPFFRRYTKTWVHAVATAGLTAFGTLTFVNRWFVVLALASYVVPPVALYLSGGVGATRDERTRAERKADDRHIGNRPPDERRSERNQEEPSLEGTDSVDESDVQSRQTGVSSAGETATASVESESEAPPAPDGPPSSDETAARGDDGSEGGEEADERDGEWRTVAVPATETLFDAVVTDDGAYAVGSGGLVVADRGQGWTTVLEAGPAAQGNDLRGVDAAADGEAVWIAGDSGAVGRIDAETGRHTDHTAPAELTDNLLGLAVGGPAGDETVLLINGSGEVLRGQYAGENGTGGGPLEWAEPIEPGSGSSLSGIALADDAVGYCCDTDDGVFGTDDGGRSFERIGPAGADGTLEDVATGGPNDCLVSADDGVVHRYGSSGTWTPERVADVALPGIARRGDRTVACGADGTIHERTAESASWERIETDAAAALLGVSIGADRAVAVGEDGTVLERRF, translated from the coding sequence ATGTCCGCGCACAAGGGCAATTCGGCGGTCGCCGACGACGGGTTCGTCCCCTTCTTTCGCCGCTACACGAAGACGTGGGTACACGCCGTCGCGACGGCCGGGCTCACGGCGTTCGGGACGCTGACGTTCGTCAACCGCTGGTTCGTCGTCCTCGCGCTCGCGTCGTACGTCGTGCCACCCGTCGCGCTCTACCTCTCGGGCGGGGTCGGCGCGACTCGAGACGAACGAACGCGCGCCGAACGGAAAGCCGACGATCGACACATCGGCAACCGACCGCCCGACGAACGGCGATCCGAACGGAACCAAGAGGAGCCGTCGCTCGAGGGGACCGATTCCGTCGATGAAAGCGATGTCCAGAGTCGACAAACCGGCGTTTCGAGCGCCGGCGAGACCGCGACTGCGTCCGTCGAATCCGAGAGCGAAGCGCCGCCGGCACCCGACGGACCCCCGTCGTCCGACGAAACGGCCGCTCGAGGCGACGACGGGAGCGAAGGTGGCGAAGAAGCCGACGAGCGCGACGGCGAGTGGCGAACCGTGGCCGTCCCCGCGACCGAAACGCTGTTCGACGCGGTCGTCACCGACGACGGCGCGTACGCGGTCGGCAGCGGCGGTCTCGTCGTCGCGGACCGCGGACAGGGGTGGACGACGGTCCTCGAGGCCGGCCCCGCCGCGCAGGGCAACGACCTGCGGGGCGTAGACGCCGCCGCCGACGGCGAAGCGGTCTGGATCGCCGGCGACAGCGGCGCGGTCGGCCGGATCGACGCCGAGACGGGCCGGCACACCGATCACACGGCACCCGCAGAGCTGACCGACAACCTGCTCGGACTCGCCGTCGGCGGACCGGCCGGCGACGAGACCGTGTTGCTGATCAACGGCTCCGGCGAAGTTCTCAGGGGCCAGTATGCGGGCGAAAACGGGACCGGTGGCGGCCCCCTCGAGTGGGCCGAGCCGATCGAACCCGGCAGCGGCTCCAGTTTGTCGGGGATCGCGCTCGCCGACGACGCGGTCGGCTACTGCTGCGACACCGACGACGGCGTCTTCGGAACCGACGACGGCGGTCGGTCGTTCGAACGGATCGGTCCCGCAGGCGCCGACGGGACGCTCGAGGACGTCGCGACGGGCGGCCCGAACGACTGCCTGGTGAGCGCGGACGACGGCGTCGTCCACCGCTACGGGTCGTCGGGGACGTGGACGCCCGAGCGGGTCGCGGACGTCGCGCTGCCGGGGATCGCACGCCGCGGGGATCGAACGGTAGCCTGCGGCGCGGACGGAACGATCCACGAGCGCACCGCCGAATCGGCGTCGTGGGAACGGATCGAAACCGACGCGGCCGCGGCGCTGCTGGGCGTTTCGATCGGCGCCGATCGCGCCGTCGCCGTCGGCGAGGACGGGACGGTGCTCGAGCGACGCTTTTGA
- a CDS encoding NUDIX hydrolase, producing MPSDPLAWDTLDRDVVYSCPGFDVVNESVRLPDGAETDFDYVSESESVSVLPFTPDGDVVCIEEWRQAVDRVNRSLPVGGTEPEDDDLEAAARRELREETGHEAEELEPLVTVEPANGIADSVVHFFVARGCRPTADQQLDHNESIRVTPLAFDDLLAAVRDGEIRDGRTVLALSYYQLLEASA from the coding sequence ATGCCATCGGATCCGCTCGCCTGGGACACCCTCGATCGAGACGTCGTCTACTCCTGTCCGGGGTTCGACGTCGTTAACGAGTCCGTTCGCCTGCCCGACGGCGCCGAAACCGACTTCGATTACGTCTCCGAGTCCGAAAGCGTCTCCGTGCTCCCGTTCACGCCCGACGGCGACGTCGTCTGCATCGAGGAGTGGCGTCAGGCCGTGGACCGCGTCAACCGCAGCCTCCCCGTCGGCGGCACCGAACCCGAAGACGACGACCTCGAGGCGGCCGCCCGGCGCGAACTTCGCGAGGAAACCGGTCACGAAGCCGAGGAACTGGAGCCGCTGGTGACCGTCGAGCCGGCCAACGGCATCGCCGACTCGGTGGTCCACTTCTTCGTCGCCCGCGGTTGTCGGCCGACCGCGGACCAGCAGCTCGATCACAACGAGAGCATCAGGGTGACCCCGCTGGCGTTCGACGACCTGCTCGCAGCCGTCCGCGACGGCGAGATCCGCGACGGGCGCACGGTGCTCGCGCTGTCGTACTACCAGCTGCTCGAGGCGTCAGCGTAG
- a CDS encoding PadR family transcriptional regulator, translating into MDQLTGFQRDLLYVIAGKDRPSGQEILDDINRYIDQPVTHGRLYPNLDTLVEKELVEKGQLDRRTNYYALTPKGRRVLEQRQEWVDQYVDV; encoded by the coding sequence ATGGATCAACTAACTGGATTCCAGCGTGACTTGCTGTACGTCATCGCAGGGAAAGACCGTCCGTCAGGACAAGAGATTCTCGACGACATCAACCGCTACATCGATCAGCCGGTAACCCACGGCCGGCTGTATCCGAACCTCGATACACTTGTCGAGAAGGAACTCGTCGAGAAAGGACAACTCGATCGACGGACGAACTACTACGCGCTGACCCCGAAGGGCCGGCGCGTACTCGAGCAGCGCCAGGAGTGGGTCGACCAGTACGTCGACGTCTAA
- the tgtA gene encoding tRNA guanosine(15) transglycosylase TgtA — protein sequence MRECFEIRDTDAGGRIGELTVPRADVTVETPALLPVINPNLDTISPRRMAEEFGAEILITNSYIIHGTDDVRERALEDGLHEVLDFPGAIMTDSGSFQLSEYGEIDVTTEEILEFQHRIGSDIGTPVDIPTPPDVDRERAEDELATTKERLEVAETVDTGDMLVTAPVQGSTYPDLREEAGRHADGTSLDVFPVGAVVPLMNDYRYDDMVDVVAAAKRGLGADAPVHLFGAGHPMMFALGVAMGCDLFDSAAYALYARDDRYLTVRGTRQLEDLEYLPCSCPVCTEHSPDDLRALPDRAREEELAAHNLHVTFEEIRRVKQAIRAGNLLELVEQRARAHPTMLDGYRTLLDHAAQLERSDPVSKGAFFHVSHESARRPEVLRHHERLERLSVPDSLLLTEGDAPRGDRYDDSWRVEPPFGPFPRALSKSYPLTAEVPVRTDRAAQAAAADGVAKLAAANPDADLALAHRGWPADVLERVPDSVDLLDLTGA from the coding sequence ATGCGCGAGTGCTTCGAGATCCGGGACACCGACGCCGGCGGGCGGATCGGGGAACTCACCGTTCCCCGCGCCGACGTCACCGTCGAGACGCCGGCCCTGTTGCCGGTGATCAACCCTAACCTGGACACGATCAGTCCACGCCGCATGGCCGAGGAGTTCGGCGCCGAGATCCTCATCACGAACTCCTACATCATCCACGGGACCGACGACGTCCGCGAGCGGGCCCTCGAGGACGGCCTCCACGAGGTGCTCGATTTCCCCGGTGCGATCATGACCGACTCCGGCTCCTTCCAGCTCTCGGAGTACGGCGAGATCGACGTCACGACCGAGGAGATTCTCGAGTTCCAGCACCGGATCGGCTCGGACATCGGGACGCCGGTCGACATTCCGACGCCGCCGGACGTCGACCGCGAGCGCGCCGAAGACGAACTCGCGACGACGAAAGAGCGCCTCGAGGTCGCCGAGACCGTCGACACCGGCGACATGCTCGTCACCGCGCCCGTCCAGGGATCGACGTATCCGGACCTCCGCGAGGAGGCGGGCCGCCACGCCGACGGGACCAGCCTCGACGTCTTCCCCGTCGGCGCGGTCGTCCCGCTGATGAACGACTACCGGTACGACGACATGGTCGACGTCGTCGCCGCCGCCAAGCGCGGCCTGGGCGCCGACGCGCCGGTCCACCTCTTCGGCGCCGGCCACCCCATGATGTTCGCGCTCGGCGTCGCGATGGGCTGCGACCTGTTCGATTCCGCGGCCTACGCGCTGTACGCCCGCGACGACCGCTACCTCACCGTCCGGGGCACCCGGCAACTCGAGGACCTCGAGTACCTGCCCTGCTCCTGTCCCGTCTGCACCGAGCACTCGCCCGACGACCTCCGCGCGCTGCCCGACCGCGCCCGCGAGGAGGAACTGGCCGCGCACAACCTCCACGTCACCTTCGAGGAGATTCGCCGCGTCAAACAGGCCATCCGCGCCGGCAACCTCCTCGAACTGGTCGAACAGCGCGCCCGCGCCCACCCGACGATGCTGGACGGCTACCGGACGCTGCTCGACCACGCCGCGCAACTCGAGCGGTCCGATCCCGTCTCGAAGGGCGCGTTCTTCCACGTCTCCCACGAGAGCGCGCGCCGCCCCGAGGTGCTGCGCCACCACGAACGTCTCGAGCGGCTCTCGGTGCCGGACTCGCTGCTCCTGACGGAGGGCGACGCGCCGCGAGGCGACCGGTACGACGACTCCTGGCGGGTCGAACCGCCCTTCGGGCCGTTCCCGCGGGCGCTCTCGAAGAGCTACCCGCTCACCGCCGAGGTGCCGGTCCGAACCGATCGCGCGGCGCAGGCCGCCGCCGCCGACGGCGTCGCCAAACTCGCCGCGGCGAACCCCGACGCCGACCTCGCGCTCGCTCACCGCGGCTGGCCGGCCGACGTCCTCGAGCGCGTCCCCGATTCGGTCGACCTGCTCGATCTCACGGGCGCGTAA
- a CDS encoding HpcH/HpaI aldolase family protein, producing MAMSPRTNVLRQTLADDEVALGVLENTYSPTLVEFYGELGLDFVWIDLEHAGPSPFDGERLEELLRAADVSGTELLVRLPEPDPGMIRKALDAGARNVFVSRIETAEDVRQAVEAARFTYDGEPGKRGFANPRASRWGTTDDYAATEDEEIVVGVTIENPTAVENLEDILAVPELGFVFAGPLDLAVSTGHPGEPSHEEVAEHVGEIEERALEAGVPLGGLGFGMDDVNEKAEAGYQILNLGSTTGALGGVVRSWFTEYEGER from the coding sequence ATGGCGATGTCACCGCGAACGAACGTGCTCCGACAAACCCTCGCAGACGACGAGGTCGCGCTGGGCGTCCTCGAGAACACCTACTCCCCGACGCTGGTGGAGTTCTACGGCGAACTCGGCCTCGATTTCGTCTGGATCGACCTCGAACACGCCGGGCCCAGTCCCTTCGACGGCGAGCGGCTCGAGGAGTTGCTCCGGGCCGCGGACGTCTCCGGGACGGAACTGCTCGTGCGGCTGCCCGAACCCGATCCGGGGATGATCCGGAAGGCGCTGGACGCGGGCGCTCGGAACGTGTTCGTCTCGCGGATCGAAACGGCTGAAGACGTCCGGCAGGCCGTCGAGGCCGCGCGGTTCACCTACGACGGCGAGCCGGGGAAGCGCGGGTTCGCCAACCCGCGCGCGAGCCGGTGGGGGACGACCGACGACTACGCCGCCACCGAGGACGAGGAAATCGTCGTCGGCGTGACGATCGAGAACCCGACGGCGGTCGAGAACCTCGAGGACATTCTGGCGGTCCCCGAACTCGGCTTCGTCTTCGCCGGCCCGCTCGATCTCGCAGTTTCGACGGGCCATCCCGGCGAGCCCAGCCACGAGGAGGTCGCGGAACACGTCGGCGAAATCGAGGAACGAGCGCTCGAGGCTGGCGTTCCCCTCGGCGGCCTCGGCTTCGGGATGGACGACGTCAACGAGAAGGCCGAGGCGGGCTACCAGATCCTGAACCTGGGGAGTACGACGGGCGCGCTGGGCGGCGTCGTCCGCTCGTGGTTCACCGAGTACGAGGGCGAGCGGTAG